A single genomic interval of uncultured Sphaerochaeta sp. harbors:
- a CDS encoding NAD(P)H-dependent glycerol-3-phosphate dehydrogenase codes for MPYHNTIVIAGAGVFGTAMAERLSWNTNNTVILWSIEKDVVEDINKNHRNTKYFPTHFLNTSIRATSDKQIFRSADCILLVIPSKVIVSFTEEIKAYTKEDCLVINLAKGMSDDGAFITEQIPFPRTASMKGPTFAIEVLHGLPSSFTFGGKREDYDRFKREVLKDTGLYLDYTEDIRSVELMSILKNMYAIAIGLVSGRFNSPNVDFLIYTKAVGEMRRFLSLFGCSTETIFCYCGLGDLGLTSLNDLSRNRTLGLLMGKGFSIDNSGSSATVIEGSRTVKLMGELTRERHVEEEFPLVQALYRMMYEHENLNDYMSAVFN; via the coding sequence TTGCCCTATCACAATACCATCGTAATTGCAGGAGCCGGCGTGTTTGGCACCGCCATGGCTGAACGGCTCTCTTGGAATACCAACAATACCGTCATCCTCTGGTCCATTGAAAAGGACGTCGTAGAGGATATCAATAAAAACCATCGGAATACCAAGTACTTCCCTACCCACTTCCTGAACACCAGTATCAGGGCAACAAGCGACAAGCAGATTTTCCGCAGCGCTGACTGCATACTTCTTGTCATCCCATCAAAGGTCATTGTCTCTTTTACCGAGGAGATCAAGGCATATACAAAGGAAGATTGTCTTGTAATAAACCTGGCAAAGGGCATGAGTGATGATGGGGCATTTATCACTGAACAGATTCCCTTTCCCAGAACAGCCAGCATGAAGGGACCAACGTTCGCAATTGAAGTTCTGCATGGACTACCCTCTTCCTTTACCTTTGGGGGCAAGAGAGAGGACTATGACCGTTTCAAGAGAGAAGTACTCAAGGACACCGGTCTCTATCTGGACTACACTGAAGATATCCGCTCAGTCGAGCTCATGAGTATCCTAAAGAACATGTATGCCATTGCAATCGGCCTGGTTAGTGGGCGTTTCAACTCACCGAATGTCGACTTTCTCATCTATACAAAGGCAGTTGGAGAAATGCGTCGTTTTCTCAGCCTATTCGGCTGCAGCACAGAGACCATCTTCTGCTACTGCGGTCTTGGAGACCTAGGACTGACCAGTCTCAATGACCTCTCCAGGAACAGGACGCTTGGCCTCTTGATGGGTAAAGGATTCTCGATCGACAATAGTGGGAGCTCTGCAACGGTCATAGAAGGAAGCAGAACCGTCAAGCTCATGGGAGAGCTCACCCGTGAGAGACATGTCGAAGAGGAATTCCCCCTTGTACAGGCTCTCTATAGGATGATGTATGAACATGAGAATCTCAACGACTACATGAGTGCGGTGTTTAACTAA
- a CDS encoding ABC transporter permease, whose translation MIAFIIRKFLLLIPMLLVISFLIFLGIELMPGDAVDFMIPPDALATISPAELDILRAELGLDDPFMTRYVSWITNLVQGDFGYSLQSGVAVSELLANTLPATLELSIAALLISTLLGSLLGVVSALNKGRIGDNVLTVAGMVGVAIPQFLFGLIMIVLFVFKLGWLPVGGRMTPGNEAFFQRLDHLILPAIVLGLSMTAGVMRYSRASMLDSLNKEFIKTARSKGLPEWRVNLVHGLRVAMTPVAVLIGFRLPMLIGGSVVIEQVFQWPGVGQMFVAAVRSQNTPIIMMVAFFSVLIVLIASILVDIATALLDPRVKLS comes from the coding sequence GTGATAGCATTCATCATCAGAAAATTCCTGCTGCTGATTCCCATGCTCTTGGTTATCAGCTTCCTCATCTTCCTTGGTATTGAACTCATGCCGGGTGATGCGGTCGATTTCATGATCCCCCCCGATGCACTGGCAACCATCAGCCCCGCTGAGCTGGATATCCTGCGTGCAGAACTCGGACTTGACGACCCGTTCATGACCCGCTACGTCTCCTGGATAACCAATCTGGTGCAAGGCGATTTCGGCTATAGCCTGCAAAGTGGTGTTGCCGTCAGTGAGTTGCTGGCAAATACCCTTCCAGCTACCTTGGAACTGTCGATTGCAGCCCTCTTGATCTCCACCTTATTGGGGAGTTTGCTGGGTGTTGTCTCTGCCCTGAACAAGGGGCGTATTGGAGACAATGTACTTACCGTCGCCGGTATGGTGGGGGTGGCCATTCCCCAGTTCCTCTTCGGCCTCATTATGATTGTGCTCTTCGTATTCAAGCTGGGCTGGCTTCCGGTGGGTGGACGCATGACACCGGGCAATGAAGCGTTCTTCCAGCGTCTCGACCACCTCATCCTCCCTGCAATTGTCCTGGGTCTTTCGATGACAGCAGGTGTCATGCGCTATTCAAGGGCAAGCATGCTCGACTCCCTGAACAAGGAGTTCATCAAGACTGCACGCAGCAAGGGGCTGCCTGAGTGGCGGGTGAACCTGGTGCATGGACTGCGCGTGGCAATGACCCCGGTGGCCGTCCTCATCGGCTTCCGACTTCCCATGCTCATCGGCGGCTCGGTGGTAATCGAGCAGGTCTTCCAGTGGCCTGGGGTAGGGCAGATGTTCGTAGCTGCCGTACGCAGCCAGAACACGCCCATCATCATGATGGTTGCATTCTTTAGTGTCCTTATTGTCTTGATCGCCAGTATCCTGGTCGATATCGCTACTGCCTTGCTCGATCCCCGAGTCAAGCTCTCCTAG
- a CDS encoding ABC transporter substrate-binding protein → MKKLTAIVLLLSLCLGVFAAGTQEVAPTAAAWEAQGTPLADVRIRQALRLAIDMETIVDELFEGKAQRAVAMTSPGSWLADGLDPYTYDPEKAKALLDEAGWPKDYTLDVVYYYGDQQTVDLMAIIQQYWAAVGVKSSFRKLEGDLASQLWVPPADRKNGPSAVKWDLAYAAVAALSENEFYDRFESTASNNSSIPWQEGLDELVQATRATADVEKQKAAFKALQREINENMYNIPLYHQLSFIYTSNKLDIAGSDLGNDQFSFNKNILDWKIDSKDGMMYTNGGPMEFYEAPMVNPGLYLYQELLFDKLINADANLTPTDGMLAKSYSVSPDGMQITFDLRSDVKWHDGAAFSAKDVVFSIEYFLKTPGLNAVALNTFKSIKGASAYVDGSASSVSGIKVDGNKVTITFETLDPNALLTFSQWPMLPSHILKGSNPVTFQQNAFWQKPVGTGPFKVKETVLGNYAILERNASYYRSGTGNIKTIFMNASSENDSNLVKNAESGRIDYAWSKSVADSLSIEKISHMTVTPVNIRYTRVFWVNQFAHPANIK, encoded by the coding sequence ATGAAAAAACTTACTGCAATTGTATTGCTGCTGAGCTTATGCTTGGGAGTATTCGCAGCAGGTACACAAGAGGTGGCACCTACTGCAGCCGCTTGGGAAGCCCAAGGCACTCCTTTGGCCGATGTGCGCATCCGCCAAGCACTCCGTCTGGCCATTGATATGGAAACCATTGTCGATGAACTGTTTGAAGGAAAAGCCCAGAGAGCAGTGGCAATGACCAGTCCTGGTTCATGGTTGGCCGATGGATTGGATCCTTATACCTACGATCCAGAGAAGGCAAAGGCTCTTCTGGATGAAGCAGGCTGGCCGAAAGACTACACCTTGGATGTCGTCTATTACTATGGCGACCAGCAGACTGTAGATTTGATGGCCATCATCCAGCAGTACTGGGCAGCTGTTGGCGTCAAGTCCTCATTCCGCAAACTGGAAGGTGACCTTGCCAGTCAGTTGTGGGTACCCCCTGCCGATCGCAAGAATGGTCCTTCAGCTGTGAAGTGGGACCTTGCCTATGCAGCAGTCGCAGCCTTGAGCGAGAACGAGTTCTACGACCGCTTTGAGAGTACTGCCAGCAACAACTCTTCCATTCCCTGGCAGGAAGGCCTGGATGAACTGGTACAGGCAACCCGCGCAACAGCTGATGTTGAGAAGCAGAAAGCAGCATTCAAGGCATTGCAGCGTGAGATCAATGAGAACATGTACAACATTCCTTTGTACCACCAGCTCTCGTTCATCTACACCAGCAATAAGCTTGACATTGCAGGAAGTGATTTGGGCAACGACCAATTCAGCTTCAACAAGAACATCCTTGACTGGAAGATCGACAGCAAGGACGGCATGATGTACACCAATGGTGGACCGATGGAGTTCTATGAAGCTCCCATGGTAAACCCTGGTCTCTACCTCTATCAGGAGCTGTTGTTTGACAAGTTGATCAACGCCGATGCAAACCTGACACCCACCGATGGCATGCTTGCAAAGAGCTACAGCGTAAGCCCCGACGGGATGCAAATTACCTTTGACTTGCGCAGTGATGTGAAGTGGCATGACGGCGCAGCTTTCTCTGCGAAAGACGTCGTGTTCTCCATTGAGTACTTCCTCAAGACCCCTGGTTTGAACGCCGTTGCACTCAATACCTTCAAGTCAATCAAGGGTGCTTCCGCCTACGTAGATGGCTCAGCTTCTTCGGTCAGCGGCATCAAGGTTGACGGTAACAAGGTTACCATTACCTTTGAGACCCTCGACCCCAATGCACTGCTTACCTTCAGTCAGTGGCCGATGCTCCCTTCCCATATTCTGAAAGGAAGCAACCCGGTGACATTCCAGCAGAATGCATTCTGGCAGAAGCCCGTGGGAACCGGTCCGTTCAAGGTAAAGGAAACTGTACTGGGTAACTATGCAATACTCGAGCGCAATGCTTCCTACTACCGAAGTGGAACAGGAAACATCAAGACCATCTTCATGAATGCCAGCAGTGAAAACGACAGCAACCTCGTGAAGAATGCCGAAAGTGGTCGAATTGACTACGCTTGGAGCAAGAGCGTCGCTGACTCTCTCTCCATCGAGAAGATTAGCCACATGACAGTGACTCCGGTAAACATCCGTTATACGCGTGTGTTCTGGGTGAACCAATTCGCCCACCCTGCGAACATCAAGTAG
- a CDS encoding GntR family transcriptional regulator codes for MATKTVIIDQIYHDIRDKILKNEYIPGSKLSENSLSVEYNCSRTPVREAIKRLEQDGFVSVLPQSGSYVKELTVKDYQHIAEVRTYLESLAFRLNCEHAVDIAPFSAILDEMDTCDMDDPSDVMRFSDLHFKFHLEMVRSSGNEILLTTFSRLNLNTNSLLFYQRLSNLGKKQTQEEHRKILAYLEKQDRNKGEKFMFAHLWRKRNAYKRSRE; via the coding sequence ATGGCAACAAAGACAGTTATAATCGACCAGATATACCATGATATCAGGGATAAGATCCTGAAGAATGAATATATTCCTGGCAGCAAGCTTAGTGAAAACTCCCTCTCGGTTGAATACAACTGTAGCCGGACCCCTGTAAGGGAGGCAATCAAGCGCCTTGAGCAAGATGGCTTTGTATCGGTACTACCCCAGAGCGGGTCCTATGTGAAGGAGCTGACAGTCAAGGATTACCAACACATTGCAGAAGTCAGAACATACCTGGAAAGCCTAGCCTTCCGCTTGAATTGTGAACATGCAGTAGATATTGCCCCATTCAGCGCCATTCTCGATGAGATGGATACATGTGATATGGATGACCCGAGTGATGTAATGCGATTCAGCGACCTACACTTCAAATTCCACCTGGAGATGGTTCGCTCTTCAGGAAACGAGATCCTTCTCACTACCTTCAGCAGGCTGAACCTGAATACAAACAGCTTGCTTTTCTACCAACGCCTTAGCAACCTAGGAAAGAAACAGACCCAGGAAGAACACAGGAAAATCCTTGCATATCTGGAAAAACAGGACAGGAACAAGGGAGAGAAGTTCATGTTCGCTCATCTCTGGCGCAAGAGGAATGCCTATAAGCGAAGCAGGGAGTAG
- a CDS encoding ABC transporter ATP-binding protein — translation MEQNVVLEVKDLCVNFYTNQRCNKALRNVSFSMRKARTLCIVGESGCGKSVTANSIMQLLPELSRIENGTITYYGAEGPVSIESLKRNGRVMRGLRGQEIAMIFQDPMTALNPVFTVGFQIDEMLRNHKPLSRKEAKENSIRLLKDMGVPLPEQRVHEYPHQYSGGMRQRAMIAMAMACEPKVLIADEPTTALDVTIQAQIFELMLALKREKEMAILLITHDMGVVAEMADDVAVMYMGNIVESGTAEQVMASPSHPYTKALLESIPVLGKGKNQKLEPIRGTTPDPYNRPVGCQFAPRCDYATEQCRQAMPDETNIDQDGHMVRCFNYKELLNG, via the coding sequence ATGGAACAGAATGTCGTACTGGAAGTAAAAGACCTATGTGTCAATTTTTATACCAACCAGCGGTGCAACAAGGCACTGCGTAATGTCTCCTTCTCCATGAGGAAAGCCAGGACACTCTGTATTGTGGGTGAGTCGGGCTGTGGAAAGAGTGTAACAGCCAACTCCATCATGCAGCTGCTCCCTGAGCTCAGCCGTATAGAGAATGGTACCATCACCTACTATGGAGCGGAGGGCCCTGTCTCCATTGAAAGCCTCAAACGCAACGGGCGGGTCATGCGAGGCCTCCGAGGACAGGAGATCGCAATGATCTTTCAGGATCCCATGACTGCGTTGAACCCGGTGTTTACCGTAGGGTTCCAGATTGATGAGATGCTGCGCAACCACAAGCCCCTGAGCAGGAAGGAGGCAAAAGAGAACTCCATCCGCTTGCTCAAGGATATGGGAGTCCCTCTTCCTGAGCAGCGGGTACATGAGTATCCGCACCAGTACTCCGGAGGCATGCGACAGCGTGCCATGATCGCCATGGCCATGGCGTGTGAGCCGAAGGTGCTCATCGCCGATGAACCTACCACTGCCCTGGATGTGACCATCCAGGCCCAGATCTTCGAACTCATGCTTGCCCTCAAGCGTGAGAAGGAGATGGCAATTCTCCTGATCACCCACGATATGGGAGTGGTTGCTGAGATGGCTGACGATGTGGCGGTGATGTATATGGGCAACATTGTGGAGAGTGGGACGGCCGAACAGGTGATGGCCTCTCCCTCCCATCCCTATACCAAAGCTCTGCTTGAGTCCATTCCCGTGCTGGGCAAGGGGAAGAACCAGAAGCTGGAGCCCATCAGGGGTACCACCCCTGACCCGTACAACCGTCCAGTGGGGTGCCAGTTTGCTCCTCGCTGCGACTATGCCACGGAGCAGTGTCGTCAGGCCATGCCTGATGAGACCAACATCGACCAGGACGGACACATGGTCCGCTGCTTCAACTACAAGGAGCTGCTCAATGGCTGA
- a CDS encoding dihydrodipicolinate synthase family protein, which yields MPLDEMALSSLAYGSDGLIGSFYNVIPELFIGLYNAYKRDDWEQAKLLQRQADAIIFCVLKYPMHASMKCMLNWIGCDAGTVRKPFSSLDGEAEKNLKKELRIIRDAYGIKDVAVLEAL from the coding sequence ATGCCTCTTGATGAGATGGCACTCTCTAGTCTGGCCTATGGTAGTGATGGCCTTATCGGCAGCTTCTACAATGTCATTCCAGAACTGTTCATTGGTCTCTATAATGCATATAAGAGAGATGACTGGGAACAGGCTAAGCTCTTGCAGCGCCAGGCTGATGCCATCATCTTCTGTGTCCTAAAGTATCCCATGCATGCAAGCATGAAGTGTATGCTCAACTGGATTGGTTGTGATGCAGGAACCGTGAGAAAACCTTTCTCTTCACTTGATGGTGAAGCGGAAAAGAATCTCAAGAAAGAACTCCGGATAATTCGTGATGCGTATGGCATCAAGGACGTAGCGGTATTGGAAGCGCTCTAA
- a CDS encoding dihydrodipicolinate synthase family protein, with translation MHTKSSVSHIKGVIPAMFSTFDENEQLDLKRARVLVDYLIGEGVHGLYITGSTGEGFLMSDEERKAFAQAVVSHVNKRVPVIVHVGAIGTLRSIDLASHAQQIGADAISSVPPFYYHFSGDEIYRYYSDISSAVDLPMIVYNIALAGLMDNSLVLRLASIDGVCGLKFTGTQHHDMATLKGELGPDFMIYSGCDEMATQGLLAGADGIIGSFYNIIPDTFGEIYHLCQQGKYQEAFEIQKIATSFILKAVKHGHFGVMKQLMMDTGIDVGYVRRPFVHPDSQVMDEVWSFLDTLQQTHGYIHMGFVSKRRK, from the coding sequence ATGCATACAAAATCCAGTGTTTCACACATCAAGGGTGTCATCCCTGCAATGTTCAGTACGTTCGATGAGAACGAGCAACTCGACCTGAAGCGTGCCCGCGTCCTGGTCGATTATTTGATCGGGGAAGGGGTGCACGGTCTCTATATTACCGGCAGTACCGGGGAAGGGTTCCTCATGAGTGATGAGGAACGCAAAGCGTTTGCCCAGGCTGTGGTCAGCCATGTGAATAAGCGTGTGCCGGTCATCGTACATGTGGGGGCTATCGGGACATTGAGGAGCATTGACTTGGCAAGCCATGCACAACAGATCGGGGCCGATGCCATCAGCAGCGTTCCCCCGTTCTACTACCACTTCAGCGGCGATGAGATCTACCGCTACTACAGTGATATCTCCTCTGCCGTCGATCTTCCCATGATTGTCTACAACATCGCCCTCGCCGGATTGATGGACAATTCATTGGTCCTTCGCCTTGCTTCCATCGATGGGGTGTGCGGGTTGAAGTTCACTGGAACCCAGCACCATGACATGGCTACGCTCAAGGGAGAACTTGGTCCCGATTTCATGATCTATTCCGGTTGCGATGAGATGGCAACTCAGGGATTGCTTGCCGGCGCTGATGGGATTATTGGTTCCTTCTACAATATCATTCCCGATACGTTCGGAGAAATCTATCATCTTTGTCAGCAAGGGAAGTATCAGGAGGCATTCGAGATCCAGAAGATTGCCACCAGTTTCATTCTCAAGGCTGTCAAGCACGGCCATTTTGGTGTCATGAAGCAACTTATGATGGATACTGGCATTGATGTCGGGTATGTGCGTCGTCCCTTTGTCCATCCCGATAGCCAGGTTATGGATGAGGTATGGTCCTTCCTTGATACGCTCCAGCAGACCCATGGATATATCCATATGGGGTTTGTGTCCAAAAGGAGAAAATAG
- a CDS encoding GNAT family N-acetyltransferase has protein sequence MEQTVIYLEPGSASLATNQGYLAMCKHIRHEVFVRGQGVSEAIDFDGKDPDCGHLLLLIGDEAVGTVRIRVTEKGTKLERIAVLSTYRGLHYGELLVRCALSVAHGPVYIHAQIQSEGFYQKLGFVAEDQSIFYEANIPHRTMIWPHEEGVAPCPITIPS, from the coding sequence ATGGAACAGACTGTCATATACCTTGAACCAGGGAGTGCTTCCCTGGCTACCAATCAGGGCTATCTTGCAATGTGCAAGCACATACGACATGAGGTTTTCGTCAGAGGACAAGGCGTAAGCGAGGCCATTGATTTTGACGGGAAAGATCCCGACTGTGGTCATCTCCTGCTGCTCATTGGCGATGAAGCAGTAGGGACTGTACGTATCCGAGTGACAGAAAAAGGAACCAAACTGGAACGCATTGCGGTACTCTCCACCTATCGTGGATTGCATTATGGAGAGCTCTTGGTACGTTGTGCCTTGAGCGTTGCCCATGGACCAGTCTATATCCATGCCCAGATTCAGAGCGAGGGATTTTATCAGAAGCTTGGCTTCGTTGCAGAAGATCAGAGTATCTTCTATGAAGCAAACATCCCACACCGAACCATGATCTGGCCCCACGAAGAAGGAGTTGCACCTTGCCCTATCACAATACCATCGTAA
- a CDS encoding FadR/GntR family transcriptional regulator produces the protein MKNLKNKKLYLQVYEELRGYIVQNNLRPGDKLPTEMEMASALGVSRNVLREAIKTLEIIGVVSSKPGVGIVVNSFNSNFLSSVIFLNLIGDDVDLVSQSQQVRKVLELGFARESFDSMTNGQIAELEKILSTMKTADSHIDFYTLDANFHKVILRNIKNDVLIAFVDSAWSCDRYYRSKFIDDGNLRYDKHKRILDALKARDFEAFEAALIYHFSYNFKESIGVREA, from the coding sequence ATGAAGAATCTGAAGAACAAGAAACTGTATTTGCAGGTCTATGAGGAACTCCGTGGGTATATTGTGCAGAACAATCTACGCCCTGGGGACAAGCTTCCGACTGAGATGGAGATGGCTTCCGCCCTTGGTGTCTCGCGCAATGTGCTGCGCGAGGCGATCAAGACGCTGGAGATCATCGGGGTTGTCTCAAGCAAGCCCGGGGTAGGAATAGTCGTCAACAGTTTCAATTCCAACTTTCTCTCCAGTGTCATTTTCCTGAATCTTATCGGGGATGATGTAGATTTGGTCAGCCAGTCCCAGCAGGTACGCAAGGTCCTGGAGTTGGGCTTCGCTCGCGAGAGCTTCGACTCCATGACCAATGGGCAGATTGCTGAGCTTGAGAAGATTCTCAGTACGATGAAAACGGCTGACAGTCATATTGATTTCTATACCTTGGATGCCAACTTCCATAAGGTGATATTGAGGAATATCAAGAACGATGTGCTTATTGCCTTTGTCGATTCTGCCTGGAGCTGTGACCGCTACTACCGCTCCAAGTTCATCGACGATGGCAATCTCCGCTATGACAAGCACAAGCGTATCCTCGATGCCCTCAAGGCCCGTGACTTTGAGGCGTTTGAGGCAGCACTTATCTACCACTTCTCTTACAACTTCAAGGAGTCGATCGGGGTCAGGGAGGCGTAG
- a CDS encoding ABC transporter ATP-binding protein, which produces MAENREVLMKIENLKTHFPVKKGVFKRTVGHVKAVDGVNLEIYRGETLGIVGESGCGKTTLGKSLLRLTQPTEGKVTYAFPDGKKDVLQLKGSELDEARKRLQIVFQDPYSSLNPSFTIFGSFNDPLKKFGVKRKKEREDLVARLLSDVNLPRDYMTRYPNEFSGGQRQRIGIARALSVNPELIVCDEAVSALDVSIQAQVLKLLKKLQAERNLTYLFITHDLSVVEYIADRIAVMYLGKVVELASTEELFKHTTHPYTKALLSAIPIADITKKKKRIPLQGDVPSPVNPPSGCPFHPRCSFCQERCKQEVPQLRPLSIDGSTHYVSCHFGEQFAAGNIPS; this is translated from the coding sequence ATGGCTGAGAATCGTGAAGTTCTGATGAAAATTGAGAACTTGAAGACCCACTTCCCGGTGAAGAAGGGAGTCTTCAAGCGGACCGTCGGGCACGTGAAGGCCGTCGACGGGGTGAATCTTGAGATCTATCGGGGCGAGACGCTGGGAATAGTTGGTGAGTCAGGGTGTGGAAAGACCACCTTGGGTAAATCGCTCTTGCGTCTTACCCAACCAACCGAGGGCAAGGTCACCTATGCATTTCCTGACGGGAAGAAGGATGTACTGCAGCTCAAGGGATCTGAGTTGGATGAAGCCCGTAAGCGCCTCCAGATTGTCTTCCAGGACCCGTACTCCTCCTTGAATCCCTCCTTTACCATTTTCGGTTCCTTCAACGACCCGTTGAAGAAGTTCGGGGTGAAGAGAAAGAAGGAGCGTGAGGATTTGGTTGCCCGCCTGCTTTCTGATGTCAATCTTCCCCGCGACTACATGACCCGGTATCCCAATGAGTTCAGTGGAGGGCAGCGACAGCGTATCGGTATTGCACGTGCTCTTTCGGTGAATCCTGAGTTGATCGTCTGTGACGAGGCGGTCTCCGCCCTTGATGTTTCCATCCAGGCACAGGTGCTGAAGTTGCTCAAGAAATTGCAGGCTGAACGCAACCTTACCTATCTCTTCATCACCCATGACCTGTCGGTTGTGGAGTACATTGCCGACCGCATCGCGGTTATGTACCTGGGCAAGGTGGTGGAACTTGCTTCCACCGAGGAGTTGTTCAAGCACACTACACACCCCTACACGAAGGCGCTGCTTTCAGCAATCCCCATTGCTGATATCACCAAGAAGAAGAAGCGCATTCCCCTGCAGGGGGATGTGCCATCTCCGGTGAATCCACCCTCGGGCTGTCCGTTCCATCCACGGTGTTCGTTCTGCCAGGAGCGGTGTAAGCAGGAAGTACCCCAGTTGCGACCGCTTTCCATCGATGGGTCCACCCACTATGTAAGTTGTCACTTTGGCGAGCAGTTTGCCGCAGGCAATATCCCTTCATGA
- a CDS encoding ABC transporter permease, translated as MANKALQRKMDRLLLLEEQGKLSSSNTSRTLRKLAANPLAIIGLVLFVLMFLACIAAPLISSYGPNTIDLRNRLVPPGEGHLLGTDQIGRDIYTRILYGGRISIFVGLGSALGAALIGVSLGTYAGYRRGMLDATVMKVSEIMMSFPQIILVSILVTIVGQSLWNLILIFILTGWPSMYRMARSQMLSIREQEYIQALQAFGISKFVISFKHMLPNAIGPIFVNITLSTAMFILQEAALSFLGLGVPLEQATWGNILNVAQDLNILRDAWWVWLPVGLVITIFVMAINFIGDGLRDAADPTQVG; from the coding sequence ATGGCAAACAAAGCGCTGCAACGCAAAATGGATCGCCTTCTCCTTCTCGAGGAACAAGGCAAGCTCTCCTCTTCCAATACCAGCCGTACCCTGCGTAAACTCGCCGCCAATCCCTTGGCAATTATTGGACTGGTTCTCTTCGTCCTCATGTTCCTTGCCTGTATCGCGGCTCCCCTGATCAGCTCCTACGGGCCGAATACCATCGACCTGCGCAACCGTCTCGTCCCTCCCGGGGAGGGGCATCTGCTCGGAACCGATCAGATCGGGCGTGACATCTATACTCGTATTCTCTATGGCGGACGTATCTCCATCTTTGTGGGACTCGGCTCAGCTCTGGGAGCAGCGCTCATCGGAGTCTCTCTGGGCACCTACGCCGGGTACCGACGAGGGATGCTCGATGCCACGGTCATGAAGGTGAGTGAGATCATGATGAGCTTCCCCCAGATCATTCTGGTCTCCATTTTGGTAACCATCGTGGGGCAGAGCCTCTGGAACCTCATTCTGATCTTCATCCTTACCGGATGGCCAAGCATGTACCGTATGGCCCGTTCCCAGATGCTCAGTATTCGGGAGCAGGAGTACATCCAAGCCTTGCAGGCATTCGGGATCAGCAAGTTCGTGATCAGCTTCAAGCATATGCTTCCCAATGCCATCGGTCCCATCTTCGTCAACATTACGCTCTCCACTGCGATGTTCATCCTACAGGAAGCAGCCTTGAGTTTCCTTGGTCTTGGTGTTCCCCTGGAGCAGGCTACCTGGGGAAACATCCTCAACGTTGCCCAGGACCTCAACATCCTGCGTGATGCGTGGTGGGTATGGCTCCCAGTCGGTTTGGTCATTACCATCTTTGTCATGGCCATTAACTTCATCGGTGACGGTTTGCGCGATGCTGCCGACCCCACTCAGGTAGGTTGA
- a CDS encoding DUF1667 domain-containing protein produces the protein MRREYTCIICPIGCDMVAEIEDNEMISLTGNNCAKGRSYVQQELTDAMRTLSTSVVVKGGELPVASVRLNRPVPKASLFKVMVEAKKVILLAPVRIGQVALKDVAGTGADLVVTKHVDVIH, from the coding sequence ATGAGAAGAGAGTATACCTGCATCATCTGTCCCATTGGCTGTGATATGGTCGCTGAGATTGAAGATAATGAAATGATTTCCTTGACTGGCAACAATTGTGCCAAAGGCAGATCGTATGTACAGCAAGAGCTGACCGATGCAATGCGTACCCTCTCAACTTCCGTAGTCGTAAAGGGAGGAGAATTGCCCGTTGCAAGTGTCCGATTGAACAGGCCTGTGCCCAAGGCCAGCCTTTTCAAGGTGATGGTTGAGGCAAAAAAGGTGATCCTGCTTGCACCGGTAAGGATCGGACAGGTGGCTTTGAAAGACGTAGCTGGAACCGGTGCAGACCTGGTCGTTACCAAGCATGTGGATGTGATTCATTGA